The Desulfonatronospira thiodismutans ASO3-1 DNA segment TTCGCTTAAGGGGTTGAAGACTTTTACCCTGCCTTCCAGGGGAACCCCCAGAAAATCCAGGTCAGACATGCCCACAAAACTGTAGTTGATGACTTCCTGCAGACCAAGGCCTCTGGCCCACTGCTTTATATCCCCCAGAAACCGGTATTCGCTGTCCCAGGCTTCCTGGTGCAGGGATTTCTGCACCTTGGGCAGGTGCTCCGGGGTCTTGTCCAGGCCGTAAATCCGACCGATCTCCTCTATGAGATCCACTTCCCGGGTGATATCCGGGCGATAGCTGGGAACTGTAACCTGCATCCCCCCGCCCTCTTCCTGTACTTCACAGCCAAGAGAGGTCAAAACCCTGCGGCAGTAATTCTGGTCCACATCCAGGGCCAGCAGGCTGTTGGCCCGCTCGCGGCGGAAATAAACCTGCACCGGCTTGCAGGGCCTGGGTTCAGCCCTGGATACTCCCTGGTACACCCTGCCCAGACCCAGCTCCGACATGAGCTTTGCTGCCCGGTCCAGGGCAAAGGGGGCATTGGCCTGATCCACGCCCCGCTCGAAACGGAAAGAGGATTCACTGTGCAGCCCCAGTCTCCTGGCGGTCTGCCTGATGTCTAAGGGGTTGAATACAGCACATTCCAGCAGCACCTCGGTACTCTGGTCATTTATTTCCGTATTGGCCCCGCCCATGACTCCTGCCAGGGCCACGGGCTTCTCGCTGTCCCAGATGAGCAGATCGCGGTCATTTAGTTCCCTTTCCTGCTGGTCCAGGGTGGTAAACTTAAATCCCGGCCGGGACCGGTCCACCCTGATTTTATGGCCCTCCAGGAGGTGGCGGTCAAAGGCATGCAGGGGCTGGCCCTGCTCCAGCATGACGTAGTTGGTTATATCCACTATATTGTTGATGGGCCGGACACCTACAGCCATGAGCCTGTAGCGCATCCAGTCCGGGCTGGGCTTTATGGAGCACCCGGAGATTATCCGGGCCTGGTACAGGGGGCATCCCGAAGGATCTTCTATATCTATGTGCACTTCATCCGGGCAGTGCCTGGACTTGTCTTCCTGCAGCGCCGGGTCCGGCTTGTAGAGGGGCAGGTCGAACAGGGCGGCCACTTCCCTGGCCAGGCCCAGAACGCTTAAACAGTCAGGCCTGTTGGGGGTGACCCCGATATCCAGGACGAATTCCTCCAGGTCCAGGGCCTGACAGAGCCCTGTTCCCGGCACAAGGGAGTCGTCTAAGACCATTATCCCGGATGGATCCTGGCCCAGTTCCAGCTCTGTCTCGGAACAGATCATTCCCTGGGAGGTCTCACCCCTGATTTTGCTTTTTTTTATCACCTGGCCGCCGGGAAGCTCTGTCCCCTCCAGGGCCACGGCCACGTTCTGGCCGGCCTGTACATTGGGAGCGCCGCACACTATGCTGAGACTTTCACCAGAGCCCGTGTCCACACTGCAAAGGGACAGTTTGTCCGCCCCGGGGTGCTGTCTTTTCTCCACAACCCGGCCCACCACCATGGGTGCCAGATGGGTAAAAGGCCGGACAATCTCCTCCACCTCCAGGCCCACCATGGTCAGCCTGTGGGATAGCTCGTCTATGCTGCCTTTGTAAGGTGTAAACTCCCGCAGCCAGGATAAACTTAAAAGCATCTGCAGTATCCTTGAGGATGGTTTTGGTTATTGTGCCTGGAAGGCTCAGGCGAACTGGTTCAAAAACTTGATGTCGTTTTCAAAAAACATGCGCAGGTCATTGATCCCGTACTTGAGCATGGCCACCCTTTCCACACCCAGGCCGAAAGCAAATCCGGTATACATTTCCGGATCATATCCCACCTGCAGAAACACCTCGGGGTCGATCATGCCGCATCCCAGCACTTCCACCCACCCGGTTTCCTTGCACACCCTGCAGGTTGTGCCGTCTTCATTTCTGCCGCGCCCCTGGCACATGACGCAGCTGATGTCCACTTCTGCACTGGGCTCGGTAAAGGGGAAGAAACTGGGCCTGAAACGCACCTTGACCTCGGAGTCAAAAATCTGCTGGGCAAAAGCGGTCAAAGTGCCTCGCAGGTCAGCCATGCTGACATGGGTATCCACCAGGAAGCCTTCAATCTGGTGAAACATAGGGGTATGGGTCAGATCTGAGTCCCTGCGGTAGACCTTGCCCGGGGCAATGGCCGCCAGGGGGGGACGCCTTTTCTCCATGGTCCTGATCTGAAGCGGGGAGGTATGGGTGCGCAGCACTAAGGACTCGGAAATGTACAGAGTATCCTGCATGTCCCGGGCCGGATGTCCCGGGGGGAGATTTAAGGCCTCGAAATTGTAGAAATCCGTCTCCACTTCCGGTCCGGTGACGATTTCAAAACCAAGGCCTGTAAAAATATCGCTTATATCCTGGATCACCCGGGTCACTGGATGCACAGACCCCATATCCGGGGTGCGACCCGGCAGGGTGGGGTCAAAGGTTTTATCTCCCTCAGAAGCGGCCTGCTTTTCCAGCTCTGCTTTTCTGCTTTCCAGGATTCTGCCCAGCTCGGTCTTGACCTCGTTGGCTGTCCTGCCGGCTTCGGGCCTGTCTGCAGGGTCCAGCTCCGGAAGCCTGGACATGATCCGGGCCAGCCTGCCCTTGCGTCCAAGGAAAGCCACCCTGGCCTCTTCAAGGTCCTGCAAAGAAGAAGCCTGATCCAGAACATGCTTAAATTCCTGGATCAGGCTTTTCAGGCTGGAATTGATTTCCTGGACGGCATTCATCAGTTGGCCCCGGTCCTGGCCATCTCCGCCAGCCGGGCAAAAGCGGCCTTTTCATGTACAGCCATGTCAGCCAGAACCTTGCGGTTCAGTTCCACGCCGGCCTTGCTCAGCCCGCTCATGAAACGGCTGTAGGACATGCCGTGCTCCCGGGCTGCGGCATTGATGCGGATTATCCACAGTTTGCGGAAATCGCGCTTTTTCTGCCTGCGGTCCCGGTATGCATAGCAAAGGGCCCTTTCCACAGTTTCCTTGGCAGTATAAAACAGCCTGCTTCTGGAGCCACGGTAGCCCTTGGCCATCTTCAAGTATTTCTTATGCCGCTTGTTGGCGGTCTTGCCTCTCTTGACCCGCATAAGTATCTCTCCCTGTTGTATTATTTCTTATGTTCAGCTTTAGCCGGGTAAATTGAAAACGGCATCCCCGGCAAATTTAGAAAGTTTCCATCCGGAAAGCCTTTCTTTCCGGATGTTGAAGCTATTGGTTTTCTTTACGGAAACGAGGAGTTTTTTCTTTTGGCAAGGAAATCAAGCAATTATGAGGAGGCGTATCTTAATACGGTGACGAATAATTGTGCAGATTGACGCCGCCAAAAGGAAAAAGAACCGTTTCCGGATGAAAACTAGAAAGCGTGGGGCAACATCCTTTTAACAGAGGACATGTTGGCCTTGTCCACGATAGCCGGCTTGCCCAGCCTGCGCTTTCTTTTGGCATTTTTCTTGGTCAGAATGTGCCGCTTGTTCTGCTGCCGTCTTTTGACCTTGCCGCTTCCGGTTATGGAAAAACGCTTGGCGGCGCAGCGCCTGGTCTTTATTTTAGGCATGTTATCCTCCTGGAGTTAAAATCATATTGTACAGATGGTAAATCAGGCCTTTTTGGGTCCCACCGGGGAAAGAAGCAGGTGCATGGTCCTGCCTTCATAGCGGGGTTCCTGTTCCACCCTGGCCACGTCCGAGGTCTGCTCCACCACCTTGTTTAAAATATCTGCTCCGCGGTCCTTGTGAGCCATCTCCCGGCCCCTGAAAAAAACCGAGACTTTAACCCTGTCTCCTTCTTCAATAAATTTGCGGATATGGCGGACCTTGGTGTTCAGGTCGTTTACGTCGGTTTTGGGACGAACCTTGATTTCCTTGACCTGGACTCTGGACTGCTTTTTCTTGGCTTCCTGCTTTTTCTTCTGCTGCTGATACTGGTATTTGCCGAAATCCATAATCCGGCATACAGGGGGATCAGCGTTGGGGGCCACTTCCACGAGATCAAAGCCCGAACTCTGAGCCATGTCCAGGGCCTGGCCGGTGTCCATAATGCCCAGCTGCTCGCCTTCGCCATTGATTACACGTACCTTCCTCGCCATGATCTGCTTATTGCGGCGAGCCTTAGTAGAGGTATCTATAACTCAATCCTCCCTTCTTAAACGGTTCATCCATGTCCTGAAAAATCTGATCCGCAACTTCCTGGATGCTCATAAGCCCCAGGTTTTTGCCGCCCCTTAAACGCACGTTCAGGCCAGACTCCTGAACCTCCTGGTCTCCGGCCACCAGCACGTATGGAATCTTTTCCATCTGGGCCTCGCGCACCTTGTACCCAAGCTTTTCGTTACGGTCGTCCACTTCCACCCGGATACCCATCTGCCTAAAGCGGTCCGCACAATCATGAACATACCCGGCCTGGGCATCGGTAATATTCATGATACGGGCCTGCACAGGGGCCAGCCATGTGGGAAATGCTCCGCCGTAGTGCTCTATAAGCACACCTAGAAAGCGCTCTATAGCACCAAGGACCACTCTATGCAACATTACCGGCCTGTATTTCCTGCCGTCTTCACCGGTATATGTCAGGTCAAAACGCTCCGGCAGGGTGAAATCGCATTGCACCGTGGCGCACTGCCATTTGCGGTCCAGGGCATCCTTTAGCTTGATATCTATCTTGGGGCCGTAGAATGCGCCGTCCCCTGGATTTATCTCATAGGGCATATCCAGTGCATCCAGGGCGCTGGTCAGGGCCCTTGTGGATTTCTCCCATGCCTCGCTGGATCCGATGTGCTTTTCCGGACGGGTGCTCACCTCCACCACGTACTCAAACCCGAAAAGTCCCATGACGTCCCGGACAAAATTGACCACCCCGGTAATCTCGTCCTGCAGCTGATCCGGACGGCAAAGGATATGCGCATCGTCCTGGGTAAACTCCCGTACCCGCAGCAGGCCGTGCAGAACGCCGGACTTTTCATGCCGGTGCACCCGGCCCAGCTCAAAATAACGCAGAGGCAGGTCGCGGTAGCTGCGCAGCTTAGATTTGTATATAAGCATGTGGGAGAGGCAGTTCATGGGTTTTACGCCGTAGACCTGCTCATCTATGTGCGTAAAATACATGTTCTCCCGGTAATTATCGTAATGCCCGGACTTTTCCCAGAGCTCCCTGCGCAGTATCTGAGGACCCTGCACAATCTGATACCCGCGCCTTAAATGCTCCTTGCGCTCAAAATCCTCGAGAATGGTGCGGATAAGCGCCCCTTTGGGATGAAAAATGGGCATTCCCGGACCGGCCTCTTCGCTGAAACTGAAAAGATCCAGCTGCGCCCCCAGTTTGCGGTGATCGCGCTTTCTGGCTTCCTCCAGGCGGGTCAGATGCTTTTTGAGCTCTTTGTCTGAGGCAAAAGCTGTGCCGTAGATCCTCTGCAGCATGGGACGTTTTTCATCCCCGCGCCAGTATGCCCCGGCCACAGAGGTGAGTTTGAAGGACTTTACATAACCTGTGCTCGGCACATGCGGACCGCGACAGAGGTCGATAAAATCACCGTGCCTGTATAAAGACACCTCATCTTCTTCCAGTTCGTCCAGGATCTCCAGCTTGTAGGTCTCGTTCATATCCAGAAAGACCTTTTTGGCTTCTTCCCTGGACATGACCACCCTTTCAAAAGGCTGATCCTGGGCGATGCTCCGGGCCATTTCGGCCTCTATCTTCTCCAGGTCTTCCGGGGTGAAGGGACGTTCATAATCGAAATCGTAATAGAAGCCATGCTCAATGTCCGGGCCGATGGTCACCCTGGCCGACGGAAAAATGGTCTTCACCGCCTCGGCCATGATATGGGCCGCACTGTGCCTGAGCACCTTGAGTCCTTCCGGGCTGGAAAGGGAAACCGGCTCAAGCACCCCGCACTGCTCATCAACCTCCGAACCCAGGTCGTACAGGCGGTCTTCACAGCGGCAGGCCACCGCTTCTTTAAATTTTTTCCCGGACAGGGCCTTGGACAGGATTTCCCGGCAGGTCGCCCCGGTGCTCAACTGGATCTCTTCCGGGGCTCCGGACACTTTAACCATTTTTTCTCCAGTTTATAAACAGATAAGGGAGGCTTGGGACCTCCCTGGCAAAACAGTAAGCGTGGTAGGCGCGAGGAGATTTGAACTCCTGACCCCTTGCGCGTCAAGCAAGTGCTCTCCCCCTGAGCTACGCGCCTGTAGTGCTGCTGAGCGCAAATACTTATCAGCATTGATAACCCTCTGTCAAGAACCTGGGAGTTAAGAGTTATCAGTTATTTGTTAAAAGTTGATAAAAAATCACGCCCCCTGACCTCCGACCTCTGACTCCTGACCCCTGACCCCTGACCCCTGATTTCTGATCCCTGACTCCTGACCCCTGACTCCTGACCCCTGACTACATCCCATCTTCCGGGGCCAGGCGCAGGGCCAGATCCAGCGCCTTTTCCAGGCTGCGGGGACTGGCCCGGCCAGTGCCGACAAGCTCAAACCCGGTGCCGTGGTCCACTGAAGTCCGGACCACCGGCAGCCCCAGGGTGACATTTGCGCACCGGCCGAACTCCACAAGCTTCAGGGGAGCCAGCCCCTGGTCATGATACATGGCCAGCACGGCGGAAAACTCGTTATTCCAGGCCCGGTAAAAAACCGTATCCGCAGGAAAGGGGCCCTGAACATTAATTTTTTCGCTTCTGGCCTGTTCTATTGCCGGAATGACGGTTTCCGTCTCTTCAGTACCTGTCTTGCCGCCCTCCCCGGCATGAGGGTTCAGGCCGCACACCGCCAGGGGCTTGTGCCCCTCACCCAGCCGGACCATGAAGGCGTGGGTCAGGCGCAGGCAGCGCAGTATTTTTTTCTGGGTGACAAGCTCCGGGACCAGGTGCAGTGGGGGGTGGGTTGTGACCAGGCTTACCCGCAGCCTGTCTCCGCACAGGTGCATGCAGACCTGGTCCTGGGCCATGCCGAACTGGTGGGCCAGAAATTCGGTATG contains these protein-coding regions:
- the pheT gene encoding phenylalanine--tRNA ligase subunit beta, which produces MLLSLSWLREFTPYKGSIDELSHRLTMVGLEVEEIVRPFTHLAPMVVGRVVEKRQHPGADKLSLCSVDTGSGESLSIVCGAPNVQAGQNVAVALEGTELPGGQVIKKSKIRGETSQGMICSETELELGQDPSGIMVLDDSLVPGTGLCQALDLEEFVLDIGVTPNRPDCLSVLGLAREVAALFDLPLYKPDPALQEDKSRHCPDEVHIDIEDPSGCPLYQARIISGCSIKPSPDWMRYRLMAVGVRPINNIVDITNYVMLEQGQPLHAFDRHLLEGHKIRVDRSRPGFKFTTLDQQERELNDRDLLIWDSEKPVALAGVMGGANTEINDQSTEVLLECAVFNPLDIRQTARRLGLHSESSFRFERGVDQANAPFALDRAAKLMSELGLGRVYQGVSRAEPRPCKPVQVYFRRERANSLLALDVDQNYCRRVLTSLGCEVQEEGGGMQVTVPSYRPDITREVDLIEEIGRIYGLDKTPEHLPKVQKSLHQEAWDSEYRFLGDIKQWARGLGLQEVINYSFVGMSDLDFLGVPLEGRVKVFNPLSEEQDVMRTHLLPGLLQTLKHNLGQGNTRLKLFEVARSFEQDESSETGVRENNRLALLLYGRRHRGHWPHPEDDADFYDLKGLVENLLGVFVGHEGRFVLHKEHPYLDPAVECICREESLGMLGRVRQEKARAYKARKDIWYCDLDLDLLQSLGSLSRPQFQPLPRFPVVKRDMTVVTPMELGYDQLRQVVENAGLDILEDLSLVDVYLPPEQQEKKLTLRLTYRHPERTLKDSEVDKEQQKLADLLLKKLPVGFP
- the pheS gene encoding phenylalanine--tRNA ligase subunit alpha, yielding MNAVQEINSSLKSLIQEFKHVLDQASSLQDLEEARVAFLGRKGRLARIMSRLPELDPADRPEAGRTANEVKTELGRILESRKAELEKQAASEGDKTFDPTLPGRTPDMGSVHPVTRVIQDISDIFTGLGFEIVTGPEVETDFYNFEALNLPPGHPARDMQDTLYISESLVLRTHTSPLQIRTMEKRRPPLAAIAPGKVYRRDSDLTHTPMFHQIEGFLVDTHVSMADLRGTLTAFAQQIFDSEVKVRFRPSFFPFTEPSAEVDISCVMCQGRGRNEDGTTCRVCKETGWVEVLGCGMIDPEVFLQVGYDPEMYTGFAFGLGVERVAMLKYGINDLRMFFENDIKFLNQFA
- the rplT gene encoding 50S ribosomal protein L20, coding for MRVKRGKTANKRHKKYLKMAKGYRGSRSRLFYTAKETVERALCYAYRDRRQKKRDFRKLWIIRINAAAREHGMSYSRFMSGLSKAGVELNRKVLADMAVHEKAAFARLAEMARTGAN
- the rpmI gene encoding 50S ribosomal protein L35, with the protein product MPKIKTRRCAAKRFSITGSGKVKRRQQNKRHILTKKNAKRKRRLGKPAIVDKANMSSVKRMLPHAF
- the infC gene encoding translation initiation factor IF-3, whose protein sequence is MARKVRVINGEGEQLGIMDTGQALDMAQSSGFDLVEVAPNADPPVCRIMDFGKYQYQQQKKKQEAKKKQSRVQVKEIKVRPKTDVNDLNTKVRHIRKFIEEGDRVKVSVFFRGREMAHKDRGADILNKVVEQTSDVARVEQEPRYEGRTMHLLLSPVGPKKA
- the thrS gene encoding threonine--tRNA ligase — protein: MVKVSGAPEEIQLSTGATCREILSKALSGKKFKEAVACRCEDRLYDLGSEVDEQCGVLEPVSLSSPEGLKVLRHSAAHIMAEAVKTIFPSARVTIGPDIEHGFYYDFDYERPFTPEDLEKIEAEMARSIAQDQPFERVVMSREEAKKVFLDMNETYKLEILDELEEDEVSLYRHGDFIDLCRGPHVPSTGYVKSFKLTSVAGAYWRGDEKRPMLQRIYGTAFASDKELKKHLTRLEEARKRDHRKLGAQLDLFSFSEEAGPGMPIFHPKGALIRTILEDFERKEHLRRGYQIVQGPQILRRELWEKSGHYDNYRENMYFTHIDEQVYGVKPMNCLSHMLIYKSKLRSYRDLPLRYFELGRVHRHEKSGVLHGLLRVREFTQDDAHILCRPDQLQDEITGVVNFVRDVMGLFGFEYVVEVSTRPEKHIGSSEAWEKSTRALTSALDALDMPYEINPGDGAFYGPKIDIKLKDALDRKWQCATVQCDFTLPERFDLTYTGEDGRKYRPVMLHRVVLGAIERFLGVLIEHYGGAFPTWLAPVQARIMNITDAQAGYVHDCADRFRQMGIRVEVDDRNEKLGYKVREAQMEKIPYVLVAGDQEVQESGLNVRLRGGKNLGLMSIQEVADQIFQDMDEPFKKGGLSYRYLY
- the pdxA gene encoding 4-hydroxythreonine-4-phosphate dehydrogenase PdxA, with the protein product MSLVLYTPGDPNGLGPELLMLADLDRFVRDHALLVIGPEKALEHHCRQMDAQKFWKRIDSLDRDRLDKPGIYLFEPEGLKDFEPAPGKEDVQGGFAAGVSLSTACEFLKYNQNVVLTTGPLNKNLLQEAGFDFPGHTEFLAHQFGMAQDQVCMHLCGDRLRVSLVTTHPPLHLVPELVTQKKILRCLRLTHAFMVRLGEGHKPLAVCGLNPHAGEGGKTGTEETETVIPAIEQARSEKINVQGPFPADTVFYRAWNNEFSAVLAMYHDQGLAPLKLVEFGRCANVTLGLPVVRTSVDHGTGFELVGTGRASPRSLEKALDLALRLAPEDGM